Proteins encoded together in one Lathyrus oleraceus cultivar Zhongwan6 chromosome 5, CAAS_Psat_ZW6_1.0, whole genome shotgun sequence window:
- the LOC127082261 gene encoding uncharacterized mitochondrial protein AtMg00810-like gives MVEFKESMMKEFDMTDLGKMKYFLGIEVVQFDGGIFISQAKYVMEVLRRFGMEHNNSVENPMVPGFEISKDENGIEMDGSFFKQLIGSMMYLTTTRPNIMYAVSLLSRRGGSHELFGFTDIDYAGSVEDRRSTSGYVFMLSGAAVTWSSR, from the exons ATGGTTGAATTCAAAGAGTCCATGATGAAGGAATTTGATATGACGGACTTGGGTAAGATGAAGTATTTTCTTGGTATTGAGGTAGTTCAGTTTGATGGTGGTATATTCATCAGTCAGGCGAAGTACGTGATGGAAGTGTTGAGGCGTTTTGGAATGGAGCATAACAATTCCGTTGAAAATCCAATGGTTCCAGGATTCgaaatctccaaagatgaaaatggtattGAGATGGATGGTTCATTCTTCAAGCAGTTGATTGGGAGCATGATGTACTTGACCACTACAAGACCGAATATAATGTATGCAGTAAGCTTATTAAGCAG AAGGGGAGGAAGTCACGAGTTGTTTGGTTTTACTGACATCGATTATGCCGGATCAGTGGAAGATAGAAGAAGCACCTCAGGCTATGTTTTTATGCTAAGTGGAGCAGCTGTGACTTGGTCTTCTCGATAG